One window of the Candidatus Microbacterium colombiense genome contains the following:
- a CDS encoding PfkB family carbohydrate kinase — translation MSNETSSADSVVVIGDALIDEIRDDSGVRELVGGAALNVAVGLRRLGVETTLIAMVGDDEAGSHIREYLSDHGVRVIASEAPHGSSRAIVQRAPNGEPQYVFNEAAQKRSIRYSDDARRAIAEAGLVAISCFPFDREAEVDALVAALAGARVAVDPNPRTGMLSDRDEFVRGFERLVDGATIVKVGADDAAILYDGDLDALRLRLRELGAAAVLATAGADGATIDTDAGIASAPISQLPGAVIDTVGAGDATLAAVAEGLVTGAVTELGEWHALLERAMDIAAATCRAEGGLLRTPESLADAGRGVTGS, via the coding sequence GTGAGCAACGAGACTTCTTCCGCCGATTCCGTCGTCGTGATCGGTGATGCGCTGATCGATGAGATTCGCGACGATTCCGGCGTGCGCGAGCTGGTCGGTGGCGCGGCACTCAATGTCGCCGTCGGGCTGCGGCGCCTCGGCGTCGAGACGACCCTCATCGCGATGGTCGGCGACGATGAGGCCGGATCCCACATCCGCGAGTATCTGAGCGACCACGGCGTGCGCGTGATCGCCAGCGAGGCCCCGCATGGCTCCTCGCGGGCGATCGTGCAGCGCGCGCCGAATGGTGAGCCGCAGTACGTGTTCAACGAGGCGGCGCAGAAGCGCAGCATCCGCTATTCCGACGATGCCCGTCGGGCGATCGCCGAAGCGGGACTCGTGGCGATCAGCTGCTTCCCGTTCGACCGCGAGGCCGAAGTCGACGCGCTCGTCGCGGCATTGGCGGGTGCTCGTGTCGCCGTCGATCCCAATCCACGGACGGGGATGCTGAGCGATCGAGACGAGTTCGTGCGCGGGTTCGAGCGGCTTGTCGACGGCGCGACGATCGTGAAGGTCGGCGCCGACGACGCCGCGATCCTCTACGACGGTGATCTGGACGCGCTGCGCCTACGCCTGCGCGAGCTCGGGGCCGCCGCTGTGCTCGCCACGGCCGGGGCCGACGGCGCCACGATCGACACGGATGCCGGCATCGCGAGTGCCCCGATCTCGCAGCTTCCTGGGGCCGTGATCGACACGGTGGGCGCCGGCGATGCGACCCTGGCCGCCGTCGCCGAAGGGCTCGTCACGGGGGCCGTCACCGAGCTCGGGGAGTGGCATGCGCTGCTGGAGAGGGCCATGGACATCGCCGCGGCGACGTGTCGTGCAGAGGGCGGATTGCTCCGCACGCCGGAGTCGCTGGCCGATGCCGGGCGCGGCGTGACCGGCAGCTGA
- a CDS encoding DMT family transporter encodes MSPSFPAERAVDPLLLGVAAVWGASFLASKDLAAETGVPSAVALRFVVAAAATALICLIGRVTLPRGRGLAVAVMLGASQAAVIGLETWGVHFTSATNAGLLISLALVMTPALEGLASRSWLPRSYFVAAVTAVVGVALLVSEGGLRAPAIGDALIILAAAIRAIHVTASARLTRGRNDSSLGVVLVQMLVCASVFSALAGAELPAAALRLSTRGWFDVLFLGLMCSVFAFVVQLWAVRRTSASRASILMGTEPVWALLVGILLAGDRIGVVGIAGAVLIVAASYAGQAIERRHRRSAGRPSTGSRGDTGELAGREARR; translated from the coding sequence ATGTCCCCCTCCTTTCCTGCTGAGCGCGCCGTCGATCCCCTCCTCCTGGGTGTTGCCGCGGTATGGGGCGCGAGCTTCCTCGCGTCGAAAGATCTCGCGGCGGAGACCGGCGTGCCCTCGGCGGTCGCTCTGCGCTTCGTCGTGGCTGCGGCCGCGACTGCACTGATCTGCCTCATCGGGAGGGTGACGCTGCCGAGAGGGCGCGGCCTCGCGGTCGCGGTCATGCTGGGCGCCTCTCAGGCCGCGGTCATCGGGTTGGAGACCTGGGGGGTGCACTTCACGTCCGCCACCAACGCCGGCCTGCTCATCAGCCTCGCCCTCGTCATGACACCAGCGCTCGAGGGGCTCGCATCTCGCTCCTGGTTGCCGCGGTCGTACTTCGTCGCAGCCGTGACCGCGGTCGTCGGCGTCGCGCTCCTCGTATCCGAGGGCGGACTGCGCGCCCCCGCCATCGGGGATGCGCTCATCATTCTCGCTGCCGCCATCCGCGCGATACACGTGACGGCGAGCGCACGTCTGACACGTGGACGCAATGACAGTTCGCTCGGCGTCGTGCTCGTGCAGATGCTCGTGTGCGCCTCGGTCTTCTCCGCACTCGCCGGCGCCGAGTTGCCCGCCGCCGCGCTGCGTCTGAGCACTCGCGGATGGTTCGATGTGCTCTTCCTCGGGCTGATGTGCTCCGTGTTCGCGTTCGTCGTGCAACTGTGGGCGGTTCGGCGAACCTCGGCGTCTCGCGCCAGCATCCTCATGGGAACCGAACCGGTCTGGGCGTTGCTCGTCGGAATCCTGCTCGCCGGCGACAGGATCGGCGTCGTCGGAATCGCGGGCGCGGTGTTGATCGTCGCCGCAAGCTACGCCGGCCAGGCGATCGAACGACGTCACCGACGGTCCGCGGGGCGGCCGTCGACCGGCTCTCGCGGCGACACCGGCGAGCTTGCCGGCCGCGAGGCCCGACGCTGA
- a CDS encoding LysR family transcriptional regulator produces MDPTRLAVLRELADRGSVAAVASAWNVTPSAVSQQLATLQAGIPVPLTIRRGRRLVLTEAGEALAVAATRVEEALALARGSIETFLERPERAVTVSAFHSAGFALFGPLISRIDGRVRLELADADVAEDEFPGLTADYDLVIAHRLAHHREWPRERHVVTPLFVEPLDIAMNEHHPLASQSAIHPEQLRDERWISTHEGFPLAGVLQHLGGLAGRAPRIEHRINEFFLAAQVIRTGAAIAVMPRLTAAALATDGMVLRPLAGEPVVRHVDVLARPDALGLPSVRLVRDVLRDVAAELR; encoded by the coding sequence ATGGATCCGACCCGCCTCGCTGTTCTGCGCGAGCTCGCTGACCGCGGCAGCGTGGCTGCCGTGGCGAGCGCGTGGAATGTGACTCCTTCCGCCGTGTCCCAGCAACTGGCGACTTTGCAGGCAGGCATACCGGTGCCGCTGACTATCCGTCGCGGCCGTCGACTGGTACTCACCGAAGCGGGGGAGGCGCTCGCGGTCGCCGCAACACGTGTCGAAGAGGCGCTGGCGTTGGCGCGGGGCTCCATCGAGACCTTTCTCGAGCGTCCGGAGCGTGCGGTCACCGTCTCGGCGTTCCACAGTGCGGGCTTCGCGCTGTTCGGTCCGTTGATCTCGAGAATCGACGGACGAGTCCGGCTGGAACTGGCGGACGCCGACGTCGCAGAGGATGAGTTCCCGGGACTCACCGCCGACTACGACCTCGTCATCGCGCACCGGCTCGCACACCATCGGGAGTGGCCTCGTGAGCGTCATGTCGTGACTCCGCTCTTCGTCGAACCTCTCGACATCGCGATGAACGAACATCACCCGCTCGCATCCCAGTCAGCCATCCACCCCGAGCAGCTCAGGGACGAGCGATGGATCTCCACACACGAGGGTTTCCCCCTCGCTGGTGTGCTGCAGCATCTCGGAGGTCTCGCGGGTAGAGCGCCGCGGATCGAGCATCGGATCAACGAGTTCTTCCTCGCCGCGCAGGTCATACGCACGGGCGCAGCGATCGCGGTGATGCCCAGGCTCACCGCGGCAGCGCTCGCGACAGACGGCATGGTGCTCCGGCCGCTCGCGGGAGAACCCGTCGTGCGACATGTGGACGTCCTCGCGAGGCCGGACGCCCTCGGGCTCCCGTCCGTGCGGCTGGTTCGCGACGTGCTTCGAGATGTCGCGGCCGAGCTGAGGTGA
- a CDS encoding bile acid:sodium symporter family protein codes for MGSALTTIGLPVALGIIMLGLGLSLTLADFARVLKQPKAVIIALLCQLVLLPAICFGLVLAFHLPPILAVGMMMLAASPGGTTANLYSHLFRGDIALNISLTAVNSVIAVITLPIITNFAIGYFQPFDDRLGLQWSKTLEVFAIVLLPVALGMLIRRLRPGFADRMDKPVRIASVIILIVVIGGAVASNWALLVDNIAQLALITVLFCLISLTVGFLVPRALRVGRRQAIATSFEIGIHNATLAIVIAQSVLGSTELSLPAAVYGVLMFFIAFGFGFLIRDRSAPAGRVGS; via the coding sequence ATGGGATCAGCGTTGACCACCATCGGACTGCCCGTCGCCCTCGGCATCATCATGCTGGGGCTCGGACTCAGCCTCACGCTCGCAGACTTCGCGCGCGTTCTGAAGCAGCCGAAGGCGGTGATCATCGCCCTGCTCTGCCAGCTCGTCCTCCTGCCGGCGATCTGCTTCGGCCTTGTGCTCGCCTTCCACCTGCCGCCGATCCTCGCGGTCGGCATGATGATGCTCGCCGCATCGCCCGGCGGCACCACGGCGAACCTCTACAGCCACCTGTTCCGCGGCGACATCGCGCTGAACATCTCGCTGACTGCCGTGAACTCGGTGATCGCGGTCATCACGCTGCCGATCATCACGAACTTCGCGATCGGGTATTTCCAGCCGTTCGACGACCGACTCGGTCTGCAATGGTCGAAGACGCTCGAGGTGTTCGCGATCGTTCTGCTCCCCGTCGCGCTGGGGATGCTCATCCGGCGCCTCCGGCCGGGATTTGCCGACCGCATGGATAAGCCGGTGCGCATAGCGTCGGTGATCATCCTGATCGTCGTGATCGGGGGAGCGGTGGCATCGAACTGGGCCCTGCTCGTCGACAACATCGCGCAGCTCGCGCTCATCACCGTGCTGTTCTGCCTGATCAGCCTTACGGTCGGGTTCCTGGTGCCTCGCGCACTGCGCGTGGGACGACGCCAGGCGATCGCCACCTCGTTCGAGATCGGCATCCACAACGCCACGCTCGCGATCGTCATCGCGCAGTCCGTGCTCGGCTCGACCGAGCTGAGCCTTCCCGCAGCGGTGTACGGGGTGCTGATGTTCTTCATCGCGTTCGGATTCGGCTTCCTGATCCGTGACCGCTCCGCGCCCGCCGGGCGCGTGGGTTCATAG
- a CDS encoding FBP domain-containing protein, giving the protein MRALTETEVRASFINADADELRVMEMPHDFVLVDWDYLDFFAWRDPGAGSRGYVLVQHEGRVSGIVLRTSGAGRVRSGMCNICHTMQPGNQVALFSARRAGDSGERGDSVGTYLCADLSCHENVRLAHPLAPNEVRAPGQIDFRLDGTRRRMESFAARVWAQD; this is encoded by the coding sequence ATGCGAGCGCTCACCGAGACCGAAGTGCGGGCTTCGTTCATCAACGCCGACGCGGATGAGTTGCGGGTGATGGAGATGCCCCATGACTTCGTGCTGGTCGACTGGGACTACCTCGATTTCTTCGCCTGGCGCGATCCGGGTGCGGGCTCTCGGGGATACGTGCTCGTACAGCACGAGGGACGCGTGAGCGGGATCGTCCTGCGCACCTCCGGGGCGGGGCGGGTGCGGTCGGGCATGTGCAATATCTGCCACACCATGCAGCCGGGCAACCAGGTGGCCCTGTTCTCTGCCAGACGAGCGGGTGACTCCGGGGAGCGCGGCGACTCGGTCGGCACCTATCTCTGCGCAGACCTCTCGTGCCATGAGAATGTGAGGCTCGCGCACCCGTTGGCCCCCAATGAGGTCAGGGCGCCAGGGCAGATCGACTTCCGTCTCGACGGCACCCGGCGACGGATGGAGTCGTTCGCCGCCCGCGTCTGGGCGCAGGACTGA
- a CDS encoding enoyl-CoA hydratase/isomerase family protein: MSDPILLSVDEGLARLTLNRPARLNAFNADLAHAWRDATAEATSRGDVKAILIDAAGPAFCAGGDVIDMATSMESGAEITALAEVINAGIRSLTESAVPVVAAAHGTTAGGGLGILLASDYAVVGSRSRLGSLYANIGLTPDLSVSAQLARAVGQRRALQLVLQDRLLSAQEAQDWGLVAEQVAGEDAAAEADAVRARGEEVARFWLAGAVGAYGQAKRLVRSQPERTFAEQLSEEARSIGAAMDTPDAQARVAAFAARAAKSAG, translated from the coding sequence ATGAGCGATCCCATCCTGTTGTCGGTCGACGAGGGGTTGGCTCGGCTCACGCTGAACCGCCCCGCGCGACTCAACGCGTTCAACGCCGACCTGGCGCACGCCTGGCGGGATGCCACGGCCGAAGCCACGTCGCGGGGCGACGTGAAGGCGATCCTGATCGACGCTGCGGGGCCCGCGTTCTGTGCCGGCGGTGATGTGATCGACATGGCGACGTCGATGGAGTCCGGCGCTGAGATCACCGCGCTCGCCGAGGTGATCAATGCCGGGATCCGCTCGCTCACCGAGTCGGCCGTGCCGGTGGTCGCCGCCGCCCATGGGACGACGGCGGGTGGAGGCCTCGGGATCCTGCTGGCGAGCGACTACGCGGTGGTGGGTTCGCGTTCGCGGCTGGGCAGCCTGTACGCCAACATCGGGCTCACCCCCGATCTCTCCGTCTCGGCGCAGCTGGCTCGCGCGGTGGGTCAGCGCCGAGCCCTTCAGCTCGTGCTTCAGGACAGACTGCTCAGTGCGCAGGAGGCGCAGGACTGGGGGTTGGTCGCGGAGCAGGTGGCCGGCGAGGATGCTGCGGCAGAGGCCGACGCTGTGCGCGCCAGGGGTGAAGAGGTCGCACGCTTCTGGCTGGCCGGCGCCGTCGGTGCCTACGGTCAGGCCAAGCGACTCGTGCGGTCGCAGCCGGAGCGCACCTTCGCCGAACAGCTCAGCGAGGAAGCGCGTTCGATCGGCGCCGCGATGGACACTCCGGACGCGCAGGCCCGGGTCGCCGCCTTCGCCGCGCGGGCCGCGAAGAGCGCGGGCTGA
- a CDS encoding inositol monophosphatase family protein: protein MSLELELRELAAEIAREAGALARRRRDEGVHLAATKSTLADIVTEADREVEDLIRARLKSARPGDGFLGEESGADTGESGITWVVDPIDGTVNYAYGIPAYNVSIAAVRGGPLPESWESLAGAVNAPVFGELFLAARGEGATLNGATLAVTSSTPAGALLGTGFGYDPATHDGDLALVRRVMPIARDLRRMGSAALDLAYVAAGRLDGYFERGLKPWDFAAGALLVTEAGGSVSRIDIDSPRPMLVAGGADVHDRLVSIVQDEPIVSDEQ, encoded by the coding sequence GTGAGTCTCGAACTCGAGCTCAGGGAGCTCGCCGCAGAAATCGCCCGCGAGGCGGGGGCGCTCGCCCGGCGTCGCCGAGATGAGGGCGTTCATCTCGCCGCAACGAAGTCGACACTGGCAGACATCGTGACCGAGGCTGATCGCGAGGTCGAAGACCTGATCCGTGCCCGGCTGAAGTCTGCACGGCCCGGCGACGGCTTCCTCGGCGAGGAGTCCGGCGCCGACACGGGAGAGAGCGGGATCACCTGGGTCGTCGACCCGATCGACGGCACCGTGAATTACGCCTACGGCATCCCGGCCTACAACGTGAGCATCGCCGCGGTGCGAGGCGGGCCCCTTCCCGAGTCTTGGGAGTCGCTCGCCGGCGCGGTGAACGCCCCGGTGTTCGGTGAACTCTTCCTCGCGGCGCGAGGGGAGGGCGCGACCCTGAACGGCGCGACCCTCGCGGTGACGTCGAGCACTCCGGCGGGAGCGCTCCTCGGCACCGGCTTCGGTTACGACCCCGCGACGCACGACGGCGATCTCGCCCTGGTGCGCCGGGTGATGCCGATCGCCCGTGATCTGCGTCGTATGGGTTCAGCGGCACTCGATCTCGCCTACGTCGCTGCCGGACGGCTCGATGGTTACTTCGAGCGCGGGCTCAAGCCCTGGGACTTCGCTGCGGGCGCGCTGCTGGTCACGGAGGCCGGAGGATCCGTGTCACGGATCGATATCGACTCGCCCCGCCCGATGCTGGTCGCGGGCGGCGCCGACGTGCATGACCGCCTCGTCTCGATCGTGCAGGACGAGCCGATCGTGAGCGACGAACAGTGA
- a CDS encoding peptidoglycan DD-metalloendopeptidase family protein, producing the protein MPLENPQADAAPTRRSSRLRTEAFAAPAAGTTDSASIDSAVARATATPLSRRAVRARLTAETPVVDATTAEALLSEGDAPRIPTPAELLDESTEAPALPHVTAPSASSDGHGVAADAFEQASRAFRTVTGPIVIAPSETAHDDSAEHAATAPHLAARRPRSARKLLAVGATVGVMSLAGLLAVSMTLPAEAVAATQGTSVAATSLVAGSAAAKGDAASTPEIQAFIASSDVQSEAIARDDDFSTVSLIDVAAEQGINYSNEIFTNDPDAAIQWPFMVGVGMSYGYGMRSGRLHEGIDFVPGNGAPVQAIADGTVRIATEQGGAYGVTVYIDHVIDGKVITSHYSHMQYDSLQVKAGDTVTVGTVVGKTGNTGRSYGAHMHFELIVNGSTIDPLPWLRENAGRYSY; encoded by the coding sequence TTGCCCCTCGAGAATCCCCAGGCTGATGCCGCGCCCACGCGCCGCTCCAGCCGACTCCGCACCGAGGCCTTCGCGGCCCCCGCGGCGGGAACGACGGACTCTGCTTCCATCGACTCCGCTGTGGCTCGTGCAACTGCCACCCCGCTCTCTCGACGTGCCGTCCGTGCACGTCTGACTGCTGAGACGCCTGTCGTCGACGCCACGACTGCCGAGGCTCTGCTCTCCGAGGGAGATGCGCCCCGCATCCCCACGCCGGCCGAACTGCTCGACGAGAGCACCGAAGCCCCCGCGCTGCCGCACGTGACTGCTCCCTCGGCATCCTCCGATGGCCACGGGGTCGCCGCTGATGCATTCGAGCAGGCGTCGCGTGCATTCCGCACCGTGACCGGCCCCATCGTCATCGCGCCGTCAGAGACCGCGCACGACGACAGCGCAGAACACGCGGCGACGGCCCCTCATCTGGCCGCCCGTCGCCCGCGCTCGGCCCGCAAACTTCTCGCCGTCGGCGCCACCGTCGGTGTGATGAGCCTCGCCGGTCTCCTCGCCGTATCGATGACGCTTCCCGCCGAAGCCGTCGCTGCCACTCAGGGAACCTCGGTGGCCGCGACCTCGCTCGTCGCCGGCTCCGCTGCCGCCAAGGGTGACGCAGCATCCACCCCGGAGATCCAGGCATTCATCGCCTCCTCCGATGTGCAGAGCGAAGCGATCGCCCGCGACGACGACTTCAGCACCGTCTCGCTGATCGATGTCGCCGCGGAGCAGGGCATCAACTACTCCAACGAGATCTTCACGAACGACCCCGATGCCGCGATCCAGTGGCCGTTCATGGTCGGCGTCGGCATGAGCTACGGCTACGGCATGCGAAGCGGACGTCTGCACGAGGGCATCGACTTCGTGCCCGGCAACGGCGCTCCCGTCCAGGCCATCGCCGACGGCACGGTTCGTATCGCAACCGAGCAGGGCGGCGCGTACGGCGTGACCGTCTACATCGACCACGTCATCGACGGCAAGGTCATCACGAGCCACTACTCGCACATGCAGTACGACTCGCTGCAGGTTAAGGCCGGCGACACCGTCACCGTCGGCACCGTGGTCGGCAAGACCGGCAACACCGGTCGGTCCTACGGGGCCCACATGCACTTCGAACTCATCGTCAACGGATCGACCATCGATCCGCTGCCGTGGCTGCGCGAGAACGCAGGTCGGTACTCGTACTGA
- a CDS encoding Asp23/Gls24 family envelope stress response protein encodes MATQDQNTPTTPAASELAQATPKAAAGTQSAASRVDRSSSFSTARVPADANAAGKTVIADGVVAKIAGIAAREVPGVYALGGGGARAFGAIRDVINATDLTQGVKVEVGETQAAADLTIVVAYPAPVQEVAGNVRAAVAGAISRLVGLEVVEVNVEVNDVHVPGDENETEEESRVS; translated from the coding sequence ATGGCAACCCAGGACCAGAACACCCCCACCACTCCCGCCGCATCGGAGCTCGCACAGGCCACGCCGAAGGCAGCCGCCGGCACGCAGAGCGCCGCATCTCGCGTCGACCGTTCGAGCTCGTTCTCGACGGCGCGGGTTCCCGCCGACGCGAACGCCGCAGGTAAGACGGTCATCGCCGACGGAGTGGTCGCCAAGATCGCCGGTATCGCCGCTCGCGAGGTGCCCGGCGTCTACGCACTCGGCGGAGGGGGAGCGCGCGCGTTCGGCGCGATCCGCGACGTCATCAACGCCACCGACCTCACGCAGGGCGTCAAGGTCGAGGTCGGCGAGACCCAGGCCGCCGCTGATCTGACCATCGTGGTCGCCTACCCGGCCCCCGTGCAGGAAGTGGCCGGCAACGTGCGCGCAGCCGTCGCGGGAGCGATCAGCCGCCTCGTGGGCCTCGAGGTCGTCGAGGTCAACGTCGAGGTCAACGACGTGCACGTCCCGGGCGACGAGAACGAGACCGAAGAGGAGTCGCGAGTCTCATGA
- a CDS encoding DUF2273 domain-containing protein — MTPTTTGALIGALLALAALLFGFWGFLLMAVFAGVGAIVGRIVSGKIDVRGIADAFTGRRTS; from the coding sequence ATGACCCCCACCACCACCGGCGCACTGATCGGCGCCCTCCTCGCCCTCGCCGCGCTGCTGTTCGGCTTCTGGGGGTTCCTGCTCATGGCAGTGTTCGCCGGAGTCGGAGCGATCGTCGGCCGCATCGTGTCCGGCAAGATCGACGTGCGCGGGATCGCCGATGCCTTCACCGGGCGGCGTACCTCCTGA
- a CDS encoding DUF6286 domain-containing protein, whose amino-acid sequence MSTPVLRRVVRRETHSPRTVAVFIAVILLILALAYIGLEIVLYLAAQPALLADPVAGWGWLVGLPTVQPAGLVIAGSVVLALIGLVFIGLAVTPGRLSKHTLEADGRAVVVDNGVIASALAQHLSEETGIARENITVGVGHRSVDVTVRPGAGIPLDKETVQSATETRLNAYRLSRSVRTRVRIERPTEREEEL is encoded by the coding sequence ATGAGTACTCCCGTTCTGCGCCGCGTCGTGCGGCGCGAGACGCACTCCCCGCGGACCGTCGCGGTCTTCATCGCAGTGATCCTGCTGATCCTCGCCCTCGCCTACATCGGGCTGGAGATCGTGCTGTACCTGGCTGCGCAACCCGCCCTCCTCGCCGACCCGGTCGCCGGATGGGGCTGGCTGGTCGGTCTTCCGACGGTTCAACCGGCGGGGCTCGTGATCGCGGGAAGTGTCGTCCTGGCCCTCATCGGTCTGGTCTTCATCGGGTTGGCGGTGACGCCGGGCCGACTCTCCAAGCACACCCTGGAGGCCGACGGGCGCGCGGTCGTCGTGGACAACGGCGTCATCGCGAGTGCGCTCGCCCAGCACCTTTCCGAGGAGACCGGGATCGCGCGGGAGAACATCACCGTCGGCGTCGGTCACCGCAGCGTCGATGTGACCGTCCGTCCTGGAGCGGGCATCCCGCTCGACAAGGAGACCGTGCAGTCGGCCACCGAAACGCGACTGAACGCCTACCGGCTGTCCAGGTCTGTCCGCACTCGCGTCCGCATCGAACGCCCCACCGAGAGAGAAGAAGAGCTGTGA